A window of Macrotis lagotis isolate mMagLag1 chromosome 1, bilby.v1.9.chrom.fasta, whole genome shotgun sequence genomic DNA:
tataggcatctggagtaagaaggagggggggatgggggaagggggggatgtgagtgatggaggagaagatggaccatgggggagagtggtcagacataacacattttcctttttacttcttgcaaggggctgggattgaatggcctgtccaggaccatagggccaagtggattctgggcctaaggggtggtcatgggggctcagggcttcttggccccaggaccagggatctgtctgctgcgccactcagatatcctacagcagagtcagagtgaaaggagagagaaaatatagtacatggtagtagagtgcgggggtccagcctccgcagggtccttggaacctgacaggagggacagagtcggcgaaatgagttgagtcaacaagggggtaaaggcaggagcaggttgactgactgtcagctgcttggatttatttttatagtctcagtaTCATGTGTgtatcaagcaagcaagctaagatcatttccttggttacaagagtgtacaattttcatcatcagtcatatagttcatatggttacaagttttcaTCATGTgcttacaagtttaagtaataatcacatagttaattgatttcttatccctactcacaccatgatgaccttaacctgtctgttaccttatttattactacattgtataattgttaattcatttaaagttattaattaattaagcaattcttttaatggaaagtttttttatattttttgtgtaagtaatatTTTTCGATACACTTCCTTACCAATCTATactgagggtctttatgcttgtccacccatccgttaactcttacaatagccaatttttcttttaggccttgttggtagaagccacagtttctgtgacttgtTTATTCtctcccatgaaactaaggctgctggagttcacatatcggtcacctgtactaactattttctcaccatttttttcatatattcctgtgtatgataaggggggcaaaactattaatttccctggaattctatctgacccatcttgtatctgttttccctgtatatattctggcatctccttgaaattcccagtgctgggttttccagagatttcataatgttgaagccttttgtatgcctcaaagagaggcagtcctgttaaatttggacagagtttacaatctgttttattcaaggaatctttctgaaatccttcctttatagtcattccagtattagggtgagtaaatattgtaattaataataaacctataaatattggtatacatgaaatccctatatactgaagaaggaaatgttgtcccatcaggcagtgtgactgccttgagtcttctggctgtgactgtgtcaaatagcttagagaccctggctcccaacagtagagaaatatgaaaggagggagttgcaatcagcaatggcaatggtggaaaaatatggaagtaacttttgtgatggacttaccataaagaatgggatccacctgtgacagagtcattggtgttggaacaaagactgaagcacattttttattattattatttggggggggggtgcagggcaaatggggctgggtggcttgcctggaaccacatagcagggtggtcgttgggtgtctgaggccagatttggacccaggtgctcctggctcaagggccaatgctctgtctgccatgcagccacctctactattattactattttattttattttaggtcttcttttttcttcttttggtttttgcagggcagtggggttggagtggcttgcacgtcacacggctgggtgattgttgggtgtatggggctggatatggacttgggtgctcctggctccagggctggtgcttcgtccattgcgccacctggccatacctacaattattactattattgtttttattttaatttttttctctcccctttatcactcaagcaagtctgtattttgtggggggaagggggtattctgtttactcttaaacaaggatattttattaatgtatgaaaAAAACATTAGCTACCCTATGAAGTGGTATTTACATAATGAActaatctctttcttttctccacaGAAGCATGTCTTCTATAGTGGCCTTAGTAAGGggagatagatataaataaatgagAGCCCAAGCCCTTGAGCATTCCAATAGAGTTCCAAGTGCAATCTCTAAGCCACCAGAAACACTCCAAGCCCACAGCAACGAGACTTACTTTCAGTACTTTGCCTAGTTTCTTTGTCAAAGGTTTGAAGATAACCAACTAGCCCAACATTTTGATACTAGAAAGAACTACACTTAACCAAATCTCTACCTTGGGttactcatctgaaaaatctGAGACTGGAATATTTGTTACTCAAGGCCATTTGCTTCACCTCTAGAACTCAGGTCCAAGTCCTTGAGGCAATTATGGTCTACATTTGCAACCCAGCCCATCTTGTTTGCTACTACATTGATTATTGTACTTTATTCTGAATGAAATTTAGACCTATGATAAATAGCCTGTGAAATGATGCTCTGCATTTTATTAAATCAATTGAATGGTTTATTGATGAATATCGGCTGGGACTGGTGCCCTATCTTTGAAGCTGAGCTAGCCATCTTTGTTCTGTTAAATGCTGATGCAATGCATTACTCTCCTGTGGAATGTGCTAGCATCCTGTACTATGGAATTCTGTGTCAGTGTACCATAGCTAAATTTTTCAGAAAGAACAAAATTCTAAATCCTGGAGTGAGAGGAAGATGTAGGAACTCCAAGAGCTTGGAGCTGAGACAGCAACAATGGGAAAACAGCATCCATAGCTGCCTCCATCATCACCATCCCACTCCAGATTTAATAGGGTAAGCTAAAAATAATTAGGGGGGGGGGctgctagatagcacagtggatagagtaccagtcctggagtcaggaggatctgaggtcaaatctggcctcagatacttaataattgcttagctgtgtgaccttgggcaagtcactaaagccattgccttaaataaataacatttttaaaaaataggggcagctaggtggtgcagtggatagagcaggagccctggagtcaagagtacctaagttcaaatccagcctcagacgcttaataattacctagctctgtggtcttgggcaagccacttaaccccatttgccttgcaaaaacctaaaaactaaataaataaagataaagataattaGTGGTACAGGCAGGAGCATGGggcaaaaaagagaaatcaaaaggagagacagaaaggaggGTTGAGTGAtgaccaaaaagggaaaaatcaaggTGAACTATTGGCCCCCAAAGGTATCTCAGAGCAGGATAAATGAACTGAAGTTCCTGGTTATAACTCCCCTTTTGAGGACTGAGAGaagttccaaaaaaaaatttgctcTTTCCCCAAATTCCTCTCCCCATGTCTGTCCAGTAACAGATCCTAAAATAAATACAGTCTGCtcacttcttttatttaaatatctcCTATATCCTgactttttgtttcaaaaataaagaGACCAGAGCTTAGCCAcagataaaaattgaaattagaatGGAGAACCAAACTTCCAAATGAATGCTATAGATTTTAGGACTTTTCATACCTGAGGACACTGAGCCACTGGGATTGCTCCAGCAATTGTTTTTCATCTGATATTAATTCCATTAAATATGCATAATAGGAGacaaaatcaaagtaataatagCATCAGTAGGTCAGATAAAACAATCACCTTGTGTGCATAAAGCAAACAGCAGTTAACAAACTATACAATACCCATCGCATCAGAGGacatttccaatcatcctgatatatatctggtcaatggacccagatggctctggaataGAACGTGAAGCTGGCAATTTTGCCCAGCcctccctcactaaaatccaattcctTGAAAGTCATGCacagactatgacatcaggaagatgtcatagtcctctttgagaacaaaggacaaacaatcaTACATaaatgatatacatatattaatatacataaattatatgaTGATACTAATATAAAGCAAATGAAGACAGAAAAACAATAAACTATAAAGATATTGAAAATGCAGTGATTATCATGAGAAGCAATGACTCTATGTTTATAGGTCATTCAGGGTTCATATTGCATATAGACATAAGCATTAACATTATCAACTAGCTCCCTATGCAATATTTCCAGCTATCTcacctatttaaaattttatttgttctatTTAAAATTAGTCTggccattttttttaggtttttgcaagggaaatggggttaagtggcttgcccaaggccacacagctaggtaattattaagtgtctgagaatggatttgaacccaggtactcctgtttGGTCATTTTTTAGACAATTTTTATCCTTCAGTGACTCTGGTAACTTGTTTGTTCCTATGCCAGTACTAGTTAATAATATGAGTTCATCATAATCCTCATCAGAATTAGAATCTTGCTTCCCTAAGCCATAAATCGTGAAGGGCCCAGACTGACTAGTAGTGTTATCATGTTCTGTGGCTCGTGTATAATCTAGAAAATCCATACAACTGAAAAATTGAGTAGAAAAGATATTGTCTCTGGGATTGGTTCTCCTCCATTGTTTGAATTAGTGGTTAGAGTATAGTATAATAATGACTGTAAGGGGATCTGAGCTTAGTTCtacacaaacatttttaaaattacttcaataaaagaataaaagataaattaaatggaaaaataaaaagtttattcAGTTGAATCTTGTATTTAAAGAATAACAgtgagggagcagctaggtggcgcagtggatagaacaccagtcctggagtcagggctgagttcaaatccagcctcatttaataatcacctagcaatgtaaccatgggcaagtcacttaaccccattgtcttgcaaaaaaaaatttataattaaaaaaaagctaaagaataATAGTGATCAGTATTAGAGAGGTGATCATCTAACTTTATCCTCTCCTAGTCAGACCACCTATGGAGGAAGAACTATCTAAAAGTTTGACCTAGTTGTGAGAAAGACAATCAGAATGATGAAAAGACTTGAGATCATATCGTGTGATGAATAGTCAAAGGAACAGGCAATGATTAATCTGAAGGAGATAAGACTTCTCCGTCTTCAGAGATATGAATATTAGCCCttaaaggaacctcagagaccacTCAGTAGGAGCCAACACAGGAATTCATGACTCACTTAATGAGATCACCTAGAATCTTTTGGAAGAACTTGCCTAAAAACTCAATCATTTGGGCAACTCTGCTGTTAGAAGGATCTCCTTTGAGTGCACCTTTCTGTAACTTTCATTCTGTTGACTTCCATTCAGTTCaacaaaaggggagaaaagggtcAGGGTTCTTTACCTTTTGAGGTCATGAACTCATTTAGGGCTTGGTCTGGGGAAGCCTGTGAGCCTCTTCTCACCTTCATTAATGTTCATAATTGAAGGAGATGCTCAATTTCACTTAGAGTTtagtgaaaaaaaggaagaatttttctgtctgtccaagttcatggatTCCCTTAAATCCAACTGTGGTTAGAACCCTTGGGAAAGAGGATTGGCCTCAAAGAaaggaaggtctgggttcaagtcctgcctgtgtCTGACCTGTATGAACCTCTCAGAGCTTCTGCAAAATCTTTTGCCCACTCTCCCCCTACATTGCTACTACCATTCCTCCAAGATTGCCAACAATTTATTCTCTATTCGTTATATGTGTACACAGTTGCTGAAATGTCTCCCCACTAGAATGTGGCACTGGTTTTGGCTGGGGGGAGAGAGTGGTGATGTTGAAACAGTAGGTTCTTAACAAATGCTTAGTGATTTGACTAGGCTCTCTAAGATTACAAGTTGTAGCAGCTCTTCACCTATTTGTTCCGAgctcagtgaaatcacaggttcagtccCATCCCTATTCTGTGTCTAAGACACTAGGTAGTAAGCATTcagtatataaatatgaaatcaaaatCTTCCTTTCTGGCTTACTTTGGATATGCAGCATGTacacaaataaatgaatagaacaTATAGACTGTGGTATCATATGAGTCTCCTGATTTTTGTTATTGAACTTCAAGAAGATTCATGTTATTCCAAGAGCTGTCTTTGGGTAGACTAGATTGTTgctgtagtttgtttttttgttctcaaagaagaccatgacatcagggaggtgaagccatgacaagcacatgaactggatttgagtgagggggtgccttgctaagtcaccagttacactctctccttcagaaccatctgttccagtggccagatatgaatcatgataactggagatgacccagatgtgaggcactcagggttaagtgacttgctcaggatcatacaactagtaaatgtccactgtctgaagttagatttgaactcaggtcctcctgactccagggtccaccgtgggaaagctaggtggtgcagtggacctggaatcagaagacttgagttcaaatccagcctcacatttAATAGCTTTATGACTAcataaagtcatttaacttctttctacTTCAGTTTCCACAACTATAAAATACAGATCAAAATAGCCCCTACTTCCCAGCGTTCTTTTGAGATCAAacgagatatttttaaaatatagcattTTGCCTGGTACAATActaggtacctaataaatacttatttccttccttgctATGAGATATTTTTGCCTTAAGAATTAACAATGAGAATGTTTAAGCTGATATTTTAACTTGCTATAATCAGTTATCTATTAATAGGAATCATAaaagatggtagtggggaggagaTGATGAAGGACATtactagaaaataaagaaattcaccTTGGAAATGTTCTGGCTTCTTCTTCCGTTTGGAAGCAGAAGCGAtagaaaactcaaatgaaaacattaaaaaaaagagaagttaaggGATCTCATGAGTTAAGACCTCAGTCTCCGGAGAATAAGCACTGAGACCACCTCTACTCAGTGAAAGTGTCAGTGATTCGCTTGTTGATCTGGGGACCatcaaggctttgggggtttcaTTAAGAAGCAAtgtattccttttctatttgggaATGAACTAAAGATGAACTAATGGCTTGCCAAGCAGCTATTCCATCCCAGCTGAGATTAGGTTATGAACATGATCCTGGTGCCATCCATAGAGATGGAGACATTTGGAGGGAGGATGGgttttaagaaaaatagaattaggcGGCCCGAACGGTGGCCGAGGACGGACGCGCCGCGACCGAGGCTGCAGGATGATGCGGTTCATGCTGCTGTTCAGCCGGCAAAGGGAAGCTTCGGCTACAGAAATGGTATTTGGCTATGTCAgacaaggagaggaaaaagatggtTCGAGAACTTATGCAGGTCGTCTTGGCCAGAAAGCCGAAGATGTGCAGCTTCCTGGAGTGGAGAGATCTCAAAGTAGTCTATAAAAGATATGCAAGTCTCTACTTCTGCTGTGCCATCGAGGGCCAAGATAATGAGCTTATCACACTAGAACTGATCCACCGATATGTGGAACTCCTGGACAAATATTTTGGCAGTGTATGTGAACTCGACATCATCTTCAACTTTGAGAAGGCCTACTTCATCTTGGATGAATTTCTGATGGGTGGTGATGTCCAGGATACTTCTAAGAAAAGTGTGCTAAAAGCCATAGAACAAGCAGATCTATTACAGGAGGAAGATGAGTCACCTCGAAGTGTCCTGGAGGAGATGGGTTTGGCATAGCTTCCCACCCCAATGGGAGATGCATTGCAGGGTTGCCATGCCTTGGCAGGCATGGCTGGTTGCTTCAAAGTCCACACACGTTCAGATCCCTTTTCCCTGTGGAATACCCTTCCCCTGctctctcagttttctcttggAGAGAACTATGGGCTGAAATCCTTCAAACAttccttctttctccaactcTCATCACTTCCTAATCCTTCACTTTTTCTAGTTGATACTTGAAAAATTGGATGGGTAGAGAAAGACTATGACCAAGAAGAGAGATTTGATaatgtatgtatctctctctctcgctcgctctctctctctctctctctctctctctctctctctctttgtgtgtgtgtgtgtgtgtctgtttccCTCTCTTTCATCCTCCCCATCATGAGAACTGACTTCACCCAAACCTTTGTTCTCATATAtactgtaaatatataaatatgtaaggtTAAAGGGAAGTTGTTTTTA
This region includes:
- the LOC141512807 gene encoding LOW QUALITY PROTEIN: AP-1 complex subunit sigma-1A-like (The sequence of the model RefSeq protein was modified relative to this genomic sequence to represent the inferred CDS: deleted 1 base in 1 codon); this encodes MMRFMLLFSRQGKLRLQKWYLAMSDKERKKMVRELMQVVLARKPKMCSFLEWRDLKVVYKRYASLYFCCAIEGQDNELITLELIHRYVELLDKYFGSVCELDIIFNFEKAYFILDEFLMGGDVQDTSKKSVLKAIEQADLLQEEDESPRSVLEEMGLA